Part of the Leptolyngbya sp. BL0902 genome, TGGATTATCCAGTAGCCAGAGCCGCTATCCTCTCGGTGAAGGGTAGGGGGTCAGGCCACTGAAAGAGCGCCCAGGCATTGCGGGTTGTCCCCTCTGCCAAAGCCTGAAAGTCCACCTGGCGCAGATCGGCAAGATAGCGGGCCACATGACTAACAAAGGCGGGCTGATTTCGCCGCTCCTTACGCATGGGTTCAGGGGAGAGGAAGGGACAGTCAGTTTCGATCAACAGGCGATCATCGGGGACGATTTGCGCCGACGCCTTAACCTGGCGGGCGTTTTTAAACGTCACAATGCCGCTGAAGCTGATGTAAAACCCCAGATCCAGAAACCACTGGGTTTCCTCCGGGGTACCCGCCCAGCAGTGCATTACTCCAGTCACGGGGCCGACGGTCTCCTGAAATTCGCGAATGAGCTGGGCCGTGGCCTGGGCCGCATCACGACAGTGAATAATCACCGGAAGAGACATCTGGGAGGCCAGGGTGAGCTGTGCCCAAAAGGCTTCCCGCTGCACCTCAGTGTTGTCGGCCTTGAAGAAATCCAGCCCCGTCTCCCCAATGGCAACCACCCGATGATCGGATCGAGCCAAGCGCCCCAGTTCTGCCGCCGTATCCACCCCCCACTGATCCACATCCAGGGGATGCAGCCCCACCGCCAGGGAAAGCTCAGGGAAGCGATCCGCAATGGCCTGCATAGCCGGAAAATCCTTGGGTTCCACGCAGGAATGAACCATCCGCACGATCCCAGCCTCTCGCCAAGCCTGAGCTAGATCGTCAAGATCGTCAGCAAATGTGTCGAAGTTGAGATGTACGTGGGTATCAACCAGCGGCATAGTCGGGGGGCAGCAATGGAGAAAACAGGGGCGATATTTGACCCGAACCGTTCCTAGGAGGCTGCGGTGCCCTGACTATCTTTCGTTTTGAGGGCTCTTGCC contains:
- a CDS encoding TatD family hydrolase, with product MPLVDTHVHLNFDTFADDLDDLAQAWREAGIVRMVHSCVEPKDFPAMQAIADRFPELSLAVGLHPLDVDQWGVDTAAELGRLARSDHRVVAIGETGLDFFKADNTEVQREAFWAQLTLASQMSLPVIIHCRDAAQATAQLIREFQETVGPVTGVMHCWAGTPEETQWFLDLGFYISFSGIVTFKNARQVKASAQIVPDDRLLIETDCPFLSPEPMRKERRNQPAFVSHVARYLADLRQVDFQALAEGTTRNAWALFQWPDPLPFTERIAALATG